GCAGCTCCGGCACCTGGGCACCCGCCGCACGCAGTGGTGTGGACAGCGCGTTCGCCACCCGGAGGATCTCGGGGCGGTTGCGCCAGCTCGTGGTGAGCCCGAGCGCCTGGGCGGGCTGACCGTCGGCGCGCGCGAACTCGGTGGGGAACCGGTCCAGTGTGCCCGCGCTGGCCCCCCGCCAGCCGTAGATGGACTGGCACGGGTCCCCCACCGCCGTCACCGGGTGCCCGCCACCGAACAACGCGTTGAGCAGCACCACCTGGGCGTGGCTGGTGTCCTGGTACTCGTCGAGCAGCACCACCCGGAAACGGTCCCGCTCGATCTGGCCGACCCCCGGGTGGTCCCGGGCCACCCGGGCCGCCCGGGCGAGCTGGTCGGCGAAGTCCATCGCCTCGAAGTCCTCCTTGCGCCGGGCGTACGCCCGCACCAGCGGCAGCAGGCGCAGCCGGGTCTGCTGGAGGGCGAGCGCCTTGCGCACGTCGGCGTACACCCGGCCCGGCCGGGACTGCACCTCGGCGAAGAACCGGCCGGTCCAGGCCGCCAGCTGGTCCGGTGCGACCAGGTGCTCGTCCAGCTCACCGGCGAGCGCCAGCACCGCGTCGGTGATGGTGCTCGGCATCCGGTCCACCTCGGACATGTCACCGTCGTAGTTGCGCACCAGCAGGTCGACCAACTGCCAGCGGGAGGCCTCGGTGAGCAGCCGGGTGGACGGCTCGTAACCGGCCCGCAGCCCGTGCTCGGTGACGATCCGCCCCGCGTAGGAGTGGTACGTGGAGACGGTGGGTTCACCGGCGAGCGGGTCGTCCAGCGGGTCCCGACCCTGTCGGCCGACGCGGCGGATCAGCTGGTCGAGCCGGGTCCGTACCCGGTGGGCCAGCTCACCGGCCGCCTTCCGGGTGAAGGTCAGCCCGAGGATCTGCTCGGGGCGCACGTACGAGTTGGCCACCAACCAGACCACCCGCGCGGCCATCGTCTCGGTCTTGCCGGACCCGGCGCCCGCGACCACCAGCAACGGCTCCACCGGGGCGGCGATGATCGCGGCCTGCTCCCGGGTGGGCGCCGGCAACCGCAGCAGCTTGGCCAGCTCGACCGGTGTGTAGCGGGGGCCGGAGTCCGCCAGCCGGGGCGTCGGCGCGGGGCCCGCGCCGAACAGGGTGGGCTGGGTCATGGGGTCTCCGGACGTCGGACGGTCGGCGGCTCGACCACCTGGCGCCCCTGCCCGGAGACCGGGCAGCTGGTCCGCACCGGGCAGACCCGGCACTTCGAGTTGGCCACCGCGGCGAACGTGGCGGCTGCCATCGTATCGGCGGTCCGCCGGACCAGCGCGGTCGCCCAGCCGGCCGCCGGCCCCTCACCGGGCGCCGGCTGATTCTGCTCCCGGGCGTCCTTGGCGGAGGTGCCGAGCTGCACCAGCGCAGCACCCCCCGACTCGTCTCCGAACTCGGCGAACGCCCCCGCCTCCACCGCCGCCTGGTAGGCGCCGAGCTGCGGATGCTCGGCAAGCTCGGCGCCGGTGACAGCTGTCGACTTGCCGGTCTTCAGGTCGATCACCACGAGCCGCCCGGCCTCGTCGACCTCCAGCCGGTCCACCCGACCGGTCAGGTCGACCGGCCGGTTCGGGTCGTCCAGGCGGACGGCGAACTCGTGCTCGATCGCGAGCAGCCGACGCGGGTTGGTGGCCAGCCAGCGCAGCAGCTTGTCGACCATCGCCTCGGCGCGTTCACGCTCCGGCCCGGCCATCCACCGGGCCGCCAGCTCGATCGCGTCGAACCGCGCGGCCACGTAGTCGAGCAGCGCGCCCCGGTCGGCGCTGGCGTCCTCGGCGAGCATCGCCGCGGCGTGGACCAGGTTGCCCACCCCCTGCGCCGTGCTGGTCGGGCCGCTGCCACCGTGCCGTTCCAGCAGCCACCGCAGGCTGCACCGCAGGGCGCTCTCCATCGCCGACGGGGTGACCCGCACCGGCTTGCCCTCGTCGACCAGCGGCCGGTCGTCGGAGAGGCCCCGCAAACCCCACCAGTCGTCGGGGTGCGCGCCGGGGACACCGGCGGCGGCGAGCCGGGCCAGCTCGGCCGCCGCGGCGCGCCGCCGGGCCGCCGGGGCAGCCGGGTCGGTGATGGCGGTACGCAGTTCGGCGACCAGCGCCGGCAGGGTGAGCGCCCGGGGTGGACGGGTGACCGGCAGTGCCCCGGGGCGGTCCGGCTCGCCGTCCCCGTCCTCCCCCGTCGCGCCACTGGGGTCGGCGGGCGGCGGGCCGGTGCGCGGCCCGGGTGGCGCGGTGGGTGGACCGGGTGGCGGGGTGGGTGGGGTGGGTGGTGCGGTCGGGCCCAGCTCGTGCAGGAACCGGCTCGGCTGTTCCTCGTGGTCGTCACCGCCGACTGCGGCCGATGCCACGGCACTGACCAGCAGTCGGTGCCGGGCCCGGCTGATGGCCACATGGAAGAGCCGGCGTTCCTCGTCCAGCAACGCCGAGGTCTGACCCACCACGTTCGCAACGGCCGCGCCGCCGGCCGATCGACCCGCCAACACGTCGACGAGGCGCTCCGAGCCGAGCAGGCTGCCGCGCAGTCGCAGGTCCGGCCAGATGCCCTCCTGCACGCCGGCCACCGCGACCAGGTCCCATTCCAGGCCCTTCGCGGCGTGGGCGGTGAGCAGTCGGACCGCCGCGCCCCGGTCGGCGGTCGGGGCGATGGTGTCGGCCGGCAGGTCCTGGGCGAGCACGTGGTCGAGGAAGACCTCGGTGCGGGCACCGGGCAGCCGGTCGGTGAACCGTGCCGCCGCGTCGAAGAGCACCAGCACGGCGTCCAGGTCACGGTCGGCCGCCTCGGCCCGCCGCCGCCGGGCAAGGTCTCCCTCGCCGGCCGCCGGCCGCCCCTGAATGATCGCGCCGGCCCAACGCTCGGCGAGACCACTGGCGTCCCAGACCGCCCAGAGCACGTCCTCGGCGGTCGCCCCTGGTTGGGCGGCGGCATCCCGTGCGGTGGCCAGCAGCCCGGCCACCGCCTGCGCCGGCTCCGCCCAGCGCCGGTCGATGTCGGCCAGCTCCGTCGGATCGCGCAACGCCTCGACGATCAGCTCCCCGGAGGGGCGTCGGTCACCGCCGGCCAGCGCGAGCGCGCGCAGGCCCTGCCGCAGCCGCCGCTCGGCCAGCGGGTCGGCTCCGCCCAGCGGCGAGTGCAGCAGCGCGACCGCCGCCTCCTCGTCCAGGCGGTCTGGTTCGAGCGCGCAGCGCAGCAGGAGCAGCAGTGGCGCGACCGCCGGTTGCAGGTGCAGGGGCAGGTCCTCGCCGTGCACCACGGTGGGTACGCCGGCAGCGTGCAGTGCCCGCCGCAGGGTGGGCAGTTGCAACGCGGTGGACCGCACCAGCACCGCCATCCGCGACCACGGCACGCCGTCGAGCAGGTGGGCCGAGCGCAGCGCGTGGGCCAGCCAGGCCGCCTCGCTGGTCGCCGAGCGGAACGTGTGCACCTCGACCACCCCGGGCGGCGCGTCCGGCAGCGGGTGCAGGCGGCGGTGCGCCGCCGGGCCGCGCAGCCGGCGACCCAGCCGGGCGATCGCCGCGAGCAGACCCGGCCCGGCCCGGTACGACGTGGTCAGCAGCACCTGTGCGGCCGGCGCCCCGGAGGCGGTCCGGAAGCGGTGCGGGAAGGTGGCCACCCCGGCCGGGTCGGCGCCCCGGAAGGCGTACGTGGAGGAATCCGGGTCGGCGAACGCGACAAGTGACTTGCCTCCGCCCGCGATGACCGAGAGCAACTCCACCTGGGCGGGGTCGGTGTCCGCCAGCTCGTCGATATACACGTGGGTGAGGCGGCGGCGCTCGGCGGCCAGCAGCTCCTCGTCGTCGCGCAGCAGCCCGGTGGCCGCCCGGACCAGCTCGGCCGGGTCGTACGCGATGGAGCCCCGGTTGCTGACGTCCCGCAGCGCGAGCACTGCCACGTACTCCCGGAGGAAGCGGGCGGCGGCCGGCCAGTCCTCGCGGCCGAGCTTCTCGCCCAGCCGGGCCAGGTCGACAGGGCCCACGCCCCGCTCGGCGGCACGCATGAGCAGGTCGCGCAGCTGACCGGCGAACGCCCGGGTGCGCAGGGCGGGACGCAGGTCGGTCGGCCAACCGACCGGGTCGTCCTCGGGCTCCTCACCCACCACGTTCAGCAGCTCGCGGATGATCAGATCCTGCTCCGGGCCGGTGAGCAGCCGGGGTGAGGGCTCACCCCGTTCTGCGGCGGCTCGGCGGAGCAACCCGAAGGCGTACGCCGGGAAGGTGCGCACCAGCGGCTCGCGCAGCACCCGGTGGCCGTCCTGGGCGATCCGGGCCTCGATGCGCTGGCGTAGCGCGGTCGCGCCTCGGCGGCCGAAGGTCAGCACCAGGATGTGTTCGGGGTCGACCCCCTCGGCCACCCGGGCGGCGACCGCCTCGACGAGCGTGCTGGTCTTGCCGGTGCCCGGACCGCCGAGCACGAGCATCGGCCCGTCGGTGTGCCCGACCACCTCGGCCTGCACCGGATCGACCCGCCAACCGCCGCCGGCCAGCTCGCGCCCGGCCGCCAGCTCAGCCCCGGCCACACCTGCGGCCCCGGCCACGCCTCCGGGCCCGGCGACCAGCTCAGGCCGTGCAACGCGCCCGGGCCCACCCGTGCGCTCAGGCCCACCCGACTCGCCGCCACCGCCCGTGGGCGTGCTGTTGCCGGCGGGCACGGAAGCGCCGGAAGGCGCTGCCCCGTCCCCCCGCGCCGGCCCCCCGGACCGCCGCACCAACCGGTACGCCTGCATCAGCTCATCCCATCAGACCCGTACGACACCCACCCCAACCCACCCAACCCCCACCCTCCCACCCAACCCCACCACCCCAACCCCACCCCATCCACCTCCGTCGATCATGAAGTTAGCGGCGCGACACGCCGACGGCGGTGACGCTAACTTCATGATCAACGGGGTTAGGGCGGGCGCGCCCGGGGGCAGGGCAGGGGGTCAGGTTAGGCGGGACTCTAGGGCGTTCAGGGCTTCGGGGACCGTGGTGGTCACTGTCAGGAGGTTGCGGCCGGCGGGTTTGAGGAAGTTCTGGTCAGCCAGGGCGTCGAGCCAGTCCAGCAGGGGGCGGTAGAACCCGTCGGTGTCGATCAGCACCATCGGCTTGGTGTGCAGGGCGAGGGTCGCGGTGGTCCAGACCTCGAACAGCTCGTCCAGGGTGCCCAGCCCGCCGGGCAGGGTGAGGAACGCGTCCGACTTCTCGATCATCAGGGTCTTGCGGCTGTCCATCGAGTCGGTCACCAGCAGCTCGTCCGAGGCCAGGTCGGCGACCTCCAGATCGACCAGCGACTGTGGGATCACCCCGACGGTGCGCCCACCGGCGGATCGGGCACCGTCGGCCAGCGCGCCCATCATGCCGACGCAGCCGCCACCACTGACCAGCGTGTGCCCGCGCCGGGCCAGCTCCGCGCCGGTCTCGGCGGCCAGGTCCAACCAGCGCTGGTCGAGGGTGCGGGACGAGGCGCAGAAGACGCAGATCGCCGCCATCAGTTGTCCCGTGGCTGGTCGGCGGCCTGCTCGGCGGCGGCCTGCTGGTCGGCGCCGGTGCGGGCGACGGCCTCGTCACGGACCGCCTCCTGCTCGACGGAGAGCGCGGCCTCCGCCTCGACGATGTGCCGGACGGCGGCGTTGACGTCGTCGGTGAGACAGATCAGTTCCAGGTCGACCGGGCCGATCTTGCCGTCGGCGGCCATCGTGTCGCGCATCCAGTCAAGCAGCCCCTGCCAGTACGCGACCCCCATCAGCACGACCGGGAACCGGGTCACCTTGCCGGTCTGCACCAGCGTGAGCGACTCGAACAGCTCGTCCATCGTGCCGAAGCCACCGGGCAGCACGACGAACGCCTGCGCGTACTTCACGAACATGGTCTTGCGGGCGAAGAAGTAGCGGAAGTCGATGGCGAGGTCGACCCACTCGTTGATGCCCTGCTCGAACGGAAGCTCGATGCCGAGCCCGACGGAGAGCCCACCGGCCTCGCTGGCACCACGGTTGGCGGCCTCCATCACCCCCGGCCCACCCCCGGTGATCACCGCGTAGCCGGCCCGGGCCAGCGCGCCGCCCAACTGCTCGGCCAGCTGGCACTCCGCGCTGTCCGGTCCGCTGCGGGCGGAACCGAACACGCTGACCGCCGGTGGCAGGTCGGCGAGGGTGTCGAAGCCTTCGACGAACTCGGAGAGGATGCGCAGCGCACGCCAGGCGTCCTTGGTCTTCCAGTCGCCCCGCCCACGTGAATCCAGCAATCGCTGGTCGGCGGTGCTGCTCGGAATCGCCCCTCTGCGCAGTGTGACAGCGCCCCGGTGCCGCTCCTGTCCCGGACCGCGACCGGCCTCCCGCCCGTTGTTCTGGCTCATGGGGCAACCGTAGTGGAGCGACACCGGCCGGGTGTGCGGGGCGGGGACGCCGAGAAATAGTTCGGGATCATGGGCAACTATTCGGCTTCCCCGTACGTCTTACTATTCACATACCGGGTATGCCCGGGCGCGCGCCTTCGGGGGAGGAGACAGCGTGATCAGCAACAACGAGATGATCCGGATCCGTCGCCAGATGCAGCGACGGATCCGAGACGTGGTGGCCGAGCGCCGCCGCACCCGCGACCAGGACCCAACCAACGTCTCCCCCGCACCACCCGGAGCTGATCAAGAGGTTTGCGTCGCCGACAACGGGCCAGGCTGACGCAAACCTCTTGATCACCGGAACGACTGGACGCGACGGGGCGACCGGAGGGTCAGGCTGGTGCCAGCCAGCGGTGCAGGGTTGCCGCGCCGTCGCGGATCTTGCTGATCTCGACGTGCTCGTCGGGGTGGTGGGCGAGGTTCGGGTCGCCAGGGCCGAAGTTCAGCGCCGGGATGCCCATGGCCGCGAACCGGGCCACGTCCGTCCAGCCCAGCTTGCCGATCGGCGCGGCACCGACCGCCGCCAGGAACTCCTTCGCCGGGGCCGCCTCCAGCCCGGGGGCAGCGCCCGGCGCGGTGTCGGTCACCACCACCTCGAAGCCGGCGAACACCTCCCGCAGGTGCGCCTCCGCCTCGGCCGGGCTGCGGTCCGGGGCGAACCGGTAGTTGACCTCGACCTCACAGTGGTCGGGGACCACGTTGCCGGCGACCCCACCGTTGATGCGCACCGCGTTCATGCCCTCGCGGTAGTCGCAGCCGTCGATGGTGACCCGGCGCGCCTCGTACGTCTGGAGCCGCCGCAGCACCTCACCGGCGGCGTGGATGGCGTTCACCCCGTGCCAGGAGCGCGCCGAGTGGGCGCGTACACCGGTCGTGGTGACCACCGAGCGCATGGTGCCCTGACAGCCCGCCTCGACGATGCCGTACGTCGGCTCCAGCAGCACCGCGAAGTCCGCCTCCAGCCACTCCGGGAACGCCTGGGCGACGAGGTTGAGCCCGTTGTACCGCGACTCGATCTCCTCAGCCTCGTAGAAGAAGTACGTCACGTCGTAGCGCGGGTTGGGCAGCGTCACCGCCAGGTGCAGCGCGTACGCGGTGCCGGACTTCATGTCGGAGGTGCCGCAGCCGTACATCAGGTCGCCACGCATGGTCGACGGGAAGTTGTTGTTCAGGGGCACCGTGTCGAGGTGCCCGGCCAACACGACGCGCTGCGACCGACCGAGGTCGGTGCGCGCCATCACCGTGTTGCCGTGTCGGTGGGTGGTCAGGTGCGGTACGCCCCGCAGCACCTCTTCGACACAGTCGGCGATCGCCTTCTCGTTGAGGGACACGGACTCTATGTCGACCAGAGCGCGGGTCAGCTGCACCGGATCGGCGAGGACCTCGGGGGTCAGCGGGTTCTCCATGAATCGCACGGTACCTTCAGGTCTGTCAGCGCGAGGAGCGAGCCGAGGTCAGCTCGGCCGTGACCGAGAGGTGTAACAGTGACGTCCGCAGATTCCGCCTGGGGCATCGGCCTGGCCACGGTCACCGCCGACGAGCAGGTGCTCGACACCTGGTACCCGACCGGCAAGCTGGGCCTGGGTGAGCTGCCGCTGGTCTCCGGCGAGGACAAGGCGGACGTGCTCGACCTGCCGCCGGCCGCGCTCGGTGACCGGTCGCTGCCTGGTCTGCGTACCGTCCAGGTGGTCACCGTGATCGGCTCGCTGGACGACCCGATCAAGGACGCGTCCGACGCGTACCTCCGGTTGCACCTGCTCTCGCACCGCCTGGTGCGACCCAACCAGCTCAACCTGGACGGCATCTTCGGCAAGCTGGCCAACGTGGCCTGGACGTCCGCCGGGCCGTGCCCGCCGGAGCGGGTGGACGAGCTGCGGGTGATCGAGCGCGCGGCCGGTCGGCACCTGTCCGTGTACGGGGTGGACAAGTTCCCCCGGATGACGGACTACGTGGTGCCCTCCGGTGTGCGGATCGCCGACGCCGACCGGGTCCGTCTCGGCGCGCACCTGGCCGCCGGCACCACGGTGATGCACGAGGGCTTCGTCAACTTCAACGCCGGCACCGTGGGCACCTCGATGGTGGAGGGGCGCATCGTGCAGGGCGTGCTGGTCGGCGACGGTTCCGACGTCGGCGGCGGCGCCTCGATCATGGGCACGCTCTCCGGTGGTGGCACCGAGAAGGTGAGCATCGGCGAGCGCAGCCTGATCGGCGCGAACGCCGGTGTCGGCATCTCCCTCGGCGACGACTGCGTGGTCGAGGCGGGCTGCTACATCACCGCCGCGTCGAAGATCACTCTGCCGGACGGCCGGGTGGTCAAGGCCCGGGAGCTGTCCGGCGTCGACGGCCTGCTGTTCTGGCGCAACTCGGTGACGGGCGCGTTGGAGGCCCGGCCGCGCACCGGCCGGGGCATCGAGCTGAACGCCGCCCTGCACGCCAACGACTGACGGATCCGCCGGGTCCGCGGCGCTCGGCCGCGGACCCGGACGGGGTACGCCTCAGCGCAACCGGTACGCCTGGATGATCCGTTGGGTCACCGTGTTGCCGGCGGTGTCCCGGGCGGTGGCCCGCAGCGACACGTGGCCGGGGCCGGCCGGGTGCCGCAGCAGCGCCGACCAGCCGTCGGTGGAGGTGCGGACCAGCTTCGCCTTGCTCCAGGTCTTCCCGCCGTCGTACGAGACGTCGACAGCGAGTTTCTCCACCCGGCTGGCCGGAGCGCCGGGCTGCCGCTGCACGCGCACCGGGACTATGAAGCCCTGACCGGCCGGAGCGCTGTTGTCCACCCGCAACGGCGGCGCGAAGCGCACCGCCGACAGGGGCAGTCGGGCCGGCGTCTCACCGGCGACGTGCCTCGACCGGAAGGTCCAGGCGGATTCCACCTCGGTGCTCAGGTCGGTGAAGCTTCGCTTCGACGACGTGACGAGGCGGTAGTCGGCCCTACCCGGCGGCACGGCGAACTCTCCGTAGCCGGCGTACTCGCTCTCGCCGACCAGCTTGCCGTTGCGCCAGAGCCTGGTGTGCTCACTGTCGCTCAGCGAGGCGCCCGGATGCCCGGCCGCGTCGCTGAAGATCGGCACGTCGACCAGGATGGTGTCGCCGACCCGGCTGACGCTCTGGTATGGCCAGCGCGGGTTCGGGAAGGACGGCGAGTACGGCGCCTGGTTCCAGATCTCCTGCACCGTCCGCCCGGCCCGGTAGGCGGTGGGGACGGAGAAGAGCGCCGCCTGCGCGTTCAACCAGCCTTCCTCGTCCCGCTTTCCGAAGTCGATCTCGGACTCCCACTTCACGCCCTTGGTGTTGTAGTACTCGACCCGCTGGCCGGGCACGACGGTGGGCAGGACCAGCGCGGAATAGCCGACGTTGTACTCCAACTCGGGGATCACGATCCGCTCGGCCTCGATGCCCGGGTCGCCACCACGGAACCGGTGCACGACGGTGGCCAGGTCCCGTCGGGAGTAGTCACGGACGAACCCTGTGGGCATCCTGCCGGGGACCGCTTCGGCCAACGCGTACAGGTACGGGCTGTTGGCCGTCTCCGCCGGGGTCCACTGGCTGCTGACGGTGGCGACGAACTTGTCGGCGGAGACCGGCTTGCCGATCTGACCGCTGCTCAGGCCAGTGAACGTCTCCGCCCAGAGCCCGACGCCGTACCCACTGCCGTCGTCAGCCGTGAAGTTGCCGCTGAGGTCGATCAGTTGCGGGACGGCGGTCCGGTCCGGAACGGTCGTCCGCACCGGCTTGGCCTGGCGGGCGTCCACGACGATGCGGGTGTCCCGTTCGATGGTCAGTGCGGGCTGCACCAACAGGGACATCCCGGGCTGCTCATCGTCCGGTCCGGGCTCGAAGACGAGGCCACTCAGGCCGTAGTGCCCCTTGGGCACCCGCACGGTGGCCACACCGTCGGAACTGACGAGGTCCCAGGAGCCATAGGTGTCCATCCCGAGCAGGAGGGTCCAGTGGTCGGCAGTGCGCGCGCCGGCGCGGTTCAGGTGCTCCACGGTGAGCGTGTAGCTCTCCACCTCCCGGTTCACGGCCAGCGGGGTGACCGCGACCGCCGCACCGGCCCGGGCCACGATCCGCCCGGTCCAGTAACCGTCGGCGTCGCCGAGCCGGGTGTCCGTGGTGACGGTCGTGGCGGCCGTGCCGCCCGCCGGCACTGTGAGTTGGCTGGCGCCCAGGACGAACAGGCCGGCCGGCAGCGCCCGGCCGCCGGGGCCGGCGCCCTCGATGCTGAGGTCCACGGTGACCGGGGCCGGACCGTCGTTGCGCCAGGTCACCGTACGGGTGATCGGGGCATCGTCACCGTGCGGCCAGAGGGTACGACCGAACGAGACGCTCACCGGGTCGGAAGTGAGCTGCTGGGTGATCGCGTGTGCGACGTCGACCCGCCCGGCACCCTGCTGGTACGCGGTCTGGTCCGGGTGTGGCTTGGCGGCGGCCATCAGGGTGGCCTTGAGCCGGTCGGCCCGCCATCCCGGGTGCTGCTGAGCCAGCAGCGCGGCCGACCCGGCCACGTGCGGGGTGGCCATCGAGGTGCCGGAGAGGGTGACGTAGCGGTCCCCCACCGGGTCGCCGATGACGCCGTTGGCGGACCGCGCGGCGACGATGTCGACGCCCGGCGCGGTGATGTCCGGCTTCAACGCGTCGTCGCCGACTCGCGGTCCCCGGCTGGAGAAGTCGGCCAACTCGTCGTCGCGGTCCACCGCACCCACGGCGAGCCCGGCGTCGGCGCTGGCCGGTGAGCCGACCGAACCGTCCGAGCCGTCGTTGCCGGCGGCGAGGACGAACAGCGTGCCGGTCTGCGCGGTCAGGGTCTGCACGGCCTCCTCGACCGGGTCGACCTCCGGGGTGTCCCAGCCGCTGAGGCTCATGTTGACCACTGCGGCCTTCTTCTCCACCGCGGCCCACTGCATGCCGGCGAGGATCGCCGAGTCGGTGCAGCCCGCGTCCTCACAGACCTTGCCGTCCAGCAGCGTCGCGTCCGGCGCCACACCCCGGTACTTGCCGCCGGAGGCGGCGCCGGTGCCCGCGATGGTCGAGGCCACGTGGGTGCCGTGGCCGACCGTGTCCCGGGCGTCGGCGACCTCGGTGAAGTTGCGCGCCTCGGCCACCTTGCCGGCCAGGTCCGGGTGGGTCGCGTCGACGCCGGTGTCCAGCACCGCGACGGACACTCCCGCGCCGGTGAAACCGGCCGCCCAGGCCGCGGGCGCGCCGATCTGCGGCACGCTGTGGTCGAGGGTCACCCGTCGATGGCCGTCCAGCCAGATCCGCTCGACGCCCCCCGCCGCGTCGAGCCGGGCCCCAGCGGGACCAGTGGTGACCGTCTCCCAGACGGCGTCGAGGGAAGACTTGTCGCTGCTCAGGGCGGCGCCGCCGATCACCGGCAGGTCGCGGGTCACCCTCGTGCCAGGCAGAGCGGCCGTGGCACGCCGGGCGGCGCCCGTCGAGCCGTACGCCACCAGCAGCGGCAGGGTCTTGCGGTGGGCGTCGTCGTAACCCGCCTCGACCAGGCCGGTGACGTCGAAGAGTCGCCGGTCCACCCGGCCCGAGCGCAGCAACGGCAGCGCGTCCGTCGGTGTCACAGTGAGTCGACCCCGCTCGCGCTGAACCAGGAACTGCACGTCCTCGCGGCCGGCACCGCGCCGGACCGAGGCGCCTGAGGCGGTGACGGTGACCCGGTCACCGGTGATCAGCGTGACGGTGACCGAGCGGTTGGCGGTGGGTCCACCCGGAGTGGACTGTTGGTCGGTGCCACCCGGTGGGGCGGGCACGGCGGCTGCGGCTGAGACGGGAGCCGGCGCGGAGAGCGCCAGCGTGAACACGAGGCCGAGGGCGGCCAATCTTCTTCCCTGGTGCAACGGATCCTCCTCGTCAAGCGTCTTGATGGATGAGAGTCACATTGACAACCCAGAATTGCATACCGGGTATGCAGAATGAAGTCCTAAAAATGACGGACCCGCCACGAGCCGACGAACCGGGCCGGCATGATCGGGCGGTGACCTCCATGAAGGACAAGATGCTCGCCGGCGAGCCATACATCGCCGACGATCCCGAGATCATCGCCGACCTGGACCGCGCCGCCCGACTGATGGAGCGCTTCAACACCAGTCCCGCGGCCGATCCACAGGCCCGGATCGCGGCACTGGGGGAACTCCTCGGCGAACTGGGCGAGGACACCTGGATCCGCCCGCCGTTCTACTGCGACTACGGCTGGCAGATCCGGATCGGGCCCCGTAGCTTCGTCAACTACCAGTGCGTCTTCCTCGACGTCGCACCGATCACCATCGGTGCCGACGTCCAGATCGGACCGAACGTCCAACTGCTGACCCCGACGCATCCGGTCGAGCCCGGTCCGCGACGGGACAAGTGGGAGGCCGCCAAGCCGATCACCATCGGCGACAACGTCTGGCTCGGCGGTGGCGCGATCGTGCTGGCCGGCGTGACGATCGGCGCGAACACCGTCGTCGGCGCGGGCGCGGTGGTCACCCGGGACCTACCGGCCAACGTGGTCGCGGTCGGCAACCCGGCCCGGCCGGTTCGCGAACTGGACTGACTGCGGCGGCCCTCGACGGGCCGGTCAAGCCGAGTCCGGCCCGGACGACCCGGCCGCGCCGACCGGTCAGGCCGCCGGGGGCTCCGACAGGCGGACCACGAGATCGGCCCGGTCGGCGGTGGGGGTGATGAGGGCCGCGTTCGACTCGTCGCTGCCGAACGCCCAGGCCCGCGCCTGCTCCG
This portion of the Micromonospora zamorensis genome encodes:
- a CDS encoding ATP-dependent helicase — protein: MQAYRLVRRSGGPARGDGAAPSGASVPAGNSTPTGGGGESGGPERTGGPGRVARPELVAGPGGVAGAAGVAGAELAAGRELAGGGWRVDPVQAEVVGHTDGPMLVLGGPGTGKTSTLVEAVAARVAEGVDPEHILVLTFGRRGATALRQRIEARIAQDGHRVLREPLVRTFPAYAFGLLRRAAAERGEPSPRLLTGPEQDLIIRELLNVVGEEPEDDPVGWPTDLRPALRTRAFAGQLRDLLMRAAERGVGPVDLARLGEKLGREDWPAAARFLREYVAVLALRDVSNRGSIAYDPAELVRAATGLLRDDEELLAAERRRLTHVYIDELADTDPAQVELLSVIAGGGKSLVAFADPDSSTYAFRGADPAGVATFPHRFRTASGAPAAQVLLTTSYRAGPGLLAAIARLGRRLRGPAAHRRLHPLPDAPPGVVEVHTFRSATSEAAWLAHALRSAHLLDGVPWSRMAVLVRSTALQLPTLRRALHAAGVPTVVHGEDLPLHLQPAVAPLLLLLRCALEPDRLDEEAAVALLHSPLGGADPLAERRLRQGLRALALAGGDRRPSGELIVEALRDPTELADIDRRWAEPAQAVAGLLATARDAAAQPGATAEDVLWAVWDASGLAERWAGAIIQGRPAAGEGDLARRRRAEAADRDLDAVLVLFDAAARFTDRLPGARTEVFLDHVLAQDLPADTIAPTADRGAAVRLLTAHAAKGLEWDLVAVAGVQEGIWPDLRLRGSLLGSERLVDVLAGRSAGGAAVANVVGQTSALLDEERRLFHVAISRARHRLLVSAVASAAVGGDDHEEQPSRFLHELGPTAPPTPPTPPPGPPTAPPGPRTGPPPADPSGATGEDGDGEPDRPGALPVTRPPRALTLPALVAELRTAITDPAAPAARRRAAAAELARLAAAGVPGAHPDDWWGLRGLSDDRPLVDEGKPVRVTPSAMESALRCSLRWLLERHGGSGPTSTAQGVGNLVHAAAMLAEDASADRGALLDYVAARFDAIELAARWMAGPERERAEAMVDKLLRWLATNPRRLLAIEHEFAVRLDDPNRPVDLTGRVDRLEVDEAGRLVVIDLKTGKSTAVTGAELAEHPQLGAYQAAVEAGAFAEFGDESGGAALVQLGTSAKDAREQNQPAPGEGPAAGWATALVRRTADTMAAATFAAVANSKCRVCPVRTSCPVSGQGRQVVEPPTVRRPETP
- a CDS encoding TIGR00730 family Rossman fold protein, which produces MAAICVFCASSRTLDQRWLDLAAETGAELARRGHTLVSGGGCVGMMGALADGARSAGGRTVGVIPQSLVDLEVADLASDELLVTDSMDSRKTLMIEKSDAFLTLPGGLGTLDELFEVWTTATLALHTKPMVLIDTDGFYRPLLDWLDALADQNFLKPAGRNLLTVTTTVPEALNALESRLT
- a CDS encoding TIGR00730 family Rossman fold protein yields the protein MSQNNGREAGRGPGQERHRGAVTLRRGAIPSSTADQRLLDSRGRGDWKTKDAWRALRILSEFVEGFDTLADLPPAVSVFGSARSGPDSAECQLAEQLGGALARAGYAVITGGGPGVMEAANRGASEAGGLSVGLGIELPFEQGINEWVDLAIDFRYFFARKTMFVKYAQAFVVLPGGFGTMDELFESLTLVQTGKVTRFPVVLMGVAYWQGLLDWMRDTMAADGKIGPVDLELICLTDDVNAAVRHIVEAEAALSVEQEAVRDEAVARTGADQQAAAEQAADQPRDN
- the dapE gene encoding succinyl-diaminopimelate desuccinylase, yielding MENPLTPEVLADPVQLTRALVDIESVSLNEKAIADCVEEVLRGVPHLTTHRHGNTVMARTDLGRSQRVVLAGHLDTVPLNNNFPSTMRGDLMYGCGTSDMKSGTAYALHLAVTLPNPRYDVTYFFYEAEEIESRYNGLNLVAQAFPEWLEADFAVLLEPTYGIVEAGCQGTMRSVVTTTGVRAHSARSWHGVNAIHAAGEVLRRLQTYEARRVTIDGCDYREGMNAVRINGGVAGNVVPDHCEVEVNYRFAPDRSPAEAEAHLREVFAGFEVVVTDTAPGAAPGLEAAPAKEFLAAVGAAPIGKLGWTDVARFAAMGIPALNFGPGDPNLAHHPDEHVEISKIRDGAATLHRWLAPA
- the dapD gene encoding 2,3,4,5-tetrahydropyridine-2,6-dicarboxylate N-succinyltransferase, whose protein sequence is MTSADSAWGIGLATVTADEQVLDTWYPTGKLGLGELPLVSGEDKADVLDLPPAALGDRSLPGLRTVQVVTVIGSLDDPIKDASDAYLRLHLLSHRLVRPNQLNLDGIFGKLANVAWTSAGPCPPERVDELRVIERAAGRHLSVYGVDKFPRMTDYVVPSGVRIADADRVRLGAHLAAGTTVMHEGFVNFNAGTVGTSMVEGRIVQGVLVGDGSDVGGGASIMGTLSGGGTEKVSIGERSLIGANAGVGISLGDDCVVEAGCYITAASKITLPDGRVVKARELSGVDGLLFWRNSVTGALEARPRTGRGIELNAALHAND